DNA sequence from the Synergistaceae bacterium genome:
ATAATCAAAATTTTTCGCGTAATAAAATATTTAGAGGTGAATTATTCAAACATGGAAATAATAAAGACTGCTTTAAGATCTCTGCTCGACAACCGTACAAGATCTTTGCTCACAATGCTGGGAATCATAATAGGAGTCGGAGCCGTCATCACAATGGTAGCTATCGGAAGCGGAACAGCACAGCAGGTAGAAAGTTTTGTAGCCGGATTCGGTCAAAATTTAATTATCGTCATGCCAGCACCGCCAAATTCAACAGGAGCAAGAGGCGCAGCAGGTTCGGGAAATTCTTTAACGCTAGCTGACTCTAACGCCTTGGCCGCTGAAGGTTTCGCAATCGCACACACCGCACCCGAAGTAAACGCATCCGGACAAATTATTTACGGAAATTCAAACTGGAACACTAGCATATTAGGAAGCACACCCGATATTTTAGAGATTCGCAACTGGTCAATTTCAGACGGCGAAATGTTCACGGATCAAGACGTTAAAGGCGCTGCAAAAGTTTGTGTAATCGGTCAGACCGTCGCAAAAGAATTATTCGGATATTCTAACCCAATCGGCGAGACAATAAGAATCCGCAGCATACCATTTAAAATTGTCGGAATGACCAGCAAGAAAGGCGCAAACTCATGGGGGCAGGATCAAGACGATTTTATTCTAGTTCCCGTTACGACCGCGCAGAGAAGATTATCACGTTCAGGGCCGAGAGCTGACAACGTAAGACGCATTAACGTTCAGGCAAGGGACAAAGACTCTCTCGATGCAGCACAACAGGAAATAGAATCTATCTTGCGCCAGAGACATAAATTAACAGAAGGAGTCGAAAGCGATTTTAACATCAGAAATTTAACAGAAGTCCAAGAAAACGCAACAAGTACCGCTAACGTAATGAGTACGCTTTTGGGTGCAGTAGCGTCAATTTCTTTGCTGGTCGGCGGCATAGGCATAATGAACATAATGTTAGTCTCAGTAACTGAACGAACGCGCGAAATCGGAATCAGAATGGCTGTCGGCGCAAGACCTTCAAACGTGAGAGTCCAATTTTTGACTGAAGCTGTTGTATTATCGCTTTTAGGCGGTGCAATAGGAATAAGCGGAGGAGTCGGAATCTCACATGCTGTAACACATTTTTTGGGCTGGCCTACGGTTATATCGGTGCAATCAATAATAATTGCTGCTGGATTCTCTGCGTTCGTGGGAGTCTTGTTCGGGTTCTGGCCTGCGTGGAAGGCTTCAAATTTGGATCCGATTGTAGCTCTAAGGAATGAATAAATTTTTTCCCCTGACTCACACAAAGCCGGGGGAAATTTTTTATGATTTTGCATAACTTGCGAATCTCGTTATTTCCTTCTGAAAAATTAAATCACACGTTCCCGTTCTGCCGTTGCGGTTCTTAGCGACTCTAATATTTGCAAGGCTGTTGACTTCCTCGTTTTGTTCATTTTCCTTGTAATAGTCCTCGCGAAAAATTAATATAACGGTGTCTGCGTCCTGTTCGATAGCTCCTGAGTCTCTCAAGTCTGATAATTGCGGCTTCTTCTCCGTGCGTTTCTCTGACTCTCGCGATAACTGAGACAAAGCTATAACCGGACATTTTAACTCTCTTGCAGCGGCCTTGAGCATTCTGGAAATTTCTGCAACTTCCTGTTGTCTTCCGTCATTGACTCGTTTTTCTGATGTGCTCATTAATTGCAGGTAATCAATAACAACCAGTGCTAAATCAGGATGTCGAGTCTTGAATCTTCTGCACCTAGTCCGGAAATCAAGAGTCGTTAAATTCGAGTCATCGTTCAAATAAATATTTTTCTTGCTGAGTTCTGCGCTCGCTTCGGTTAATGCCCTGAAAGTATCTTTGCCCATTGTTCCCGTATAAATTTGCGAGAGATTAACATTTGATTCAGCTGCTAACATTCGCATTAATAACTGTTCGCTTGACATTTCGAGACTGAATATCAAAACGGGTAAATTTGCACCGTCCCCGCCGAATTGAGCAATATTTACAGCCAGTGCAGTTTTTCCCATTGAAGGACGTGCGGCGATGATGTTCAAGCTTCCGGGCTGGAAACCTCCTATTATTGCGTCTAAATCGTGAAAACCTGACGAGAATCCCGCCATTTGACTCCCTGTCTGCTTGTAGCGTTCTTCAATCGTTACAAAAGCGGGCGCTAATAACTCACTGACTCTCACAAATTCCGACGAGCTTTTATTTGCTGCTGCCTCAAAGATTAATTTTTCTGCTTCGTTAATTATTTCGCGGCTTGATTTCTGCTCGTTGTAGGCGAGATTTATTATTGCGTTGCCTGCCTCGATGAGTCTGCGTTTAATTGCGCGTTCCCTGAT
Encoded proteins:
- a CDS encoding ABC transporter permease; the encoded protein is MEIIKTALRSLLDNRTRSLLTMLGIIIGVGAVITMVAIGSGTAQQVESFVAGFGQNLIIVMPAPPNSTGARGAAGSGNSLTLADSNALAAEGFAIAHTAPEVNASGQIIYGNSNWNTSILGSTPDILEIRNWSISDGEMFTDQDVKGAAKVCVIGQTVAKELFGYSNPIGETIRIRSIPFKIVGMTSKKGANSWGQDQDDFILVPVTTAQRRLSRSGPRADNVRRINVQARDKDSLDAAQQEIESILRQRHKLTEGVESDFNIRNLTEVQENATSTANVMSTLLGAVASISLLVGGIGIMNIMLVSVTERTREIGIRMAVGARPSNVRVQFLTEAVVLSLLGGAIGISGGVGISHAVTHFLGWPTVISVQSIIIAAGFSAFVGVLFGFWPAWKASNLDPIVALRNE
- the dnaB gene encoding replicative DNA helicase gives rise to the protein MPDFRVPPRSIEAEQAVIGACILSKEALGSAIEILSANDFYDPNNKAAFDTLVNMYVSDKPVDALTFSEELKRLGIFDRLGGQPFLAELISLVTSTANASYHAEIIRERAIKRRLIEAGNAIINLAYNEQKSSREIINEAEKLIFEAAANKSSSEFVRVSELLAPAFVTIEERYKQTGSQMAGFSSGFHDLDAIIGGFQPGSLNIIAARPSMGKTALAVNIAQFGGDGANLPVLIFSLEMSSEQLLMRMLAAESNVNLSQIYTGTMGKDTFRALTEASAELSKKNIYLNDDSNLTTLDFRTRCRRFKTRHPDLALVVIDYLQLMSTSEKRVNDGRQQEVAEISRMLKAAARELKCPVIALSQLSRESEKRTEKKPQLSDLRDSGAIEQDADTVILIFREDYYKENEQNEEVNSLANIRVAKNRNGRTGTCDLIFQKEITRFASYAKS